A section of the Streptomyces sp. CG1 genome encodes:
- a CDS encoding FAD-dependent oxidoreductase yields MTRVLVTGGGIAGTAAALGLQKAGFDVAVYEAHPDTAEDIGAFLTLASNGMRALAQLDATDAVTAVGFPLTSLRLLDHEGTELAHAPLGEVADRALRYRCLRRGELNAALQGEANRRGIRLRHGARLVAVTDGPHGVTARFADGSAAHADLVVGADGLNSTLRRLLTPGVRPAYAGQRVFYGYSGTAPGADGTGVITMVRGSGSAFGYAVSPDGQTYWFARVTTEPLPAGRAAHRAPWREELLPLLRKDSTPAADIVAASEGPVMVTNACEMPLGAVWQQGRVLLIGDAAHAASPATGQGASMALEDAVVLAKALRDLPDPLAAFTAYERHRRPRVEHNITVSGGISRGSRNPSRPGPVVARPMEPDEALIRQLAWDSPLSAVPPEEP; encoded by the coding sequence GTGACGAGGGTACTGGTCACCGGTGGCGGGATCGCGGGGACCGCGGCCGCGCTCGGGCTGCAGAAAGCCGGATTCGACGTCGCCGTGTACGAGGCGCACCCGGACACGGCCGAGGACATAGGGGCGTTCCTGACCCTGGCGAGCAACGGCATGCGCGCCCTGGCCCAGCTCGACGCGACGGACGCCGTCACGGCCGTCGGTTTTCCGCTGACTTCACTGCGGCTGCTCGACCACGAGGGCACCGAGCTGGCACACGCTCCGCTCGGCGAGGTGGCCGACCGCGCACTGCGCTACCGCTGTCTGCGCCGCGGCGAGCTGAACGCGGCCCTGCAGGGCGAGGCGAACCGGCGCGGTATCCGCCTGCGCCACGGCGCTCGGCTGGTCGCCGTCACGGACGGCCCGCACGGCGTCACCGCCCGGTTCGCCGACGGCAGCGCGGCCCACGCGGACCTCGTCGTCGGCGCCGACGGGCTGAACTCCACCCTGCGCCGCCTCCTCACCCCCGGTGTGCGGCCCGCGTACGCGGGTCAGCGGGTCTTCTACGGCTACTCCGGCACCGCCCCCGGCGCGGACGGCACCGGCGTCATCACCATGGTCCGGGGCAGCGGGTCCGCGTTCGGGTACGCGGTGTCGCCGGACGGGCAGACGTACTGGTTCGCCCGGGTGACCACGGAACCCCTCCCCGCGGGCCGCGCCGCGCACCGTGCCCCGTGGCGTGAGGAACTGCTGCCGCTGCTGCGCAAGGACTCCACTCCCGCCGCGGACATCGTGGCCGCCTCCGAGGGCCCCGTCATGGTCACCAACGCCTGCGAGATGCCGCTCGGCGCGGTGTGGCAGCAGGGACGCGTTCTGCTCATCGGCGACGCGGCCCACGCAGCCTCCCCGGCGACCGGCCAGGGCGCCTCCATGGCCCTGGAGGACGCCGTCGTCCTCGCCAAGGCGCTGCGCGACCTGCCCGACCCACTGGCCGCGTTCACCGCCTACGAACGGCACCGCCGCCCCCGGGTGGAACACAACATCACCGTCAGCGGCGGCATTTCCCGCGGCAGCCGCAACCCGTCCCGCCCGGGCCCTGTCGTGGCCCGTCCCATGGAGCCGGACGAGGCCCTGATCCGCCAACTGGCCTGGGACAGCCCGCTGTCCGCCGTCCCGCCC